From the genome of Aspergillus fumigatus Af293 chromosome 1, whole genome shotgun sequence, one region includes:
- the phoB gene encoding regulatory cyclin phoB: MLVSSPSASAALHPSSSSPPTLPHPSHPSPSFSHRSTTTAVAAVTAAHNLRHHHYEPARQPPASSSHFSPRSSRLAIEELRSALTRHTVEASPPEPSGDLPRGRMSAGLTTLGGGNSTYSSATPIPAVATLVNSHSSDRPTDTEPVGAPPVPESAPVPAEAQVPHPATAPCLAPPMPAPVSTGSNKRNSPNDHGADASLAGRSGDLDLEHSQSKRLRPSKPDVKYLPENYDQADPRDLVILISSMLMELIRFNDKIPLNNGRLTRFHSRSPPRISVQDYLQRLTTHATLSPPILLSMVYYIDRLCALYPAFTVSSLTIHRFLIASATVASKGLSDSFWTNKTYARVGGISMAELALLELEFLFRVEWRIVPQPEVLVDYYQSLVERCDGYEIQRER, from the coding sequence ATGCTAGTCTCATCACCGTCTGCGTCCGCCGCCCTCCAtccttcgtcctcttctcctccaacgCTTCCCCATCCCTCTCacccctctccctcctttTCTCATCGATCCACGACTaccgccgtcgccgccgtAACAGCAGCTCATaatcttcgtcatcatcattatgAGCCTGCTCGTCAGCCTCCTGCGTCCAGTAGTCACTTCAGTCCGCGTTCTTCCCGCTTGGCCATCGAGGAACTTCGATCGGCCTTAACACGACATACGGTTGAAGCTTCGCCTCCGGAGCCCTCAGGGGATCTCCCTCGCGGCCGCATGTCCGCTGGGCTGACCACCCTTGGGGGCGGAAACAGCACGTATTCGTCCGCCACTCCCATCCCCGCGGTCGCTACGCTTGTCAATTCGCATTCCTCTGATCGTCCGACGGACACTGAACCCGTCGGTGCTCCTCCAGTACCAGAGTCGGCTCCAGTTCCGGCAGAGGCTCAGGTCCCTCACCCCGCTACTGCGCCCTGCTTAGCTCCTCCAATGCCTGCCCCTGTCAGTACAGGGTCCAACAAGCGTAACAGCCCAAATGATCATGGTGCGGACGCCTCGCTTGCGGGACGCTCGGGGGACTTGGACCTTGAACACAGCCAATCCAAACGGCTGCGGCCATCCAAGCCCGACGTGAAATATCTGCCAGAGAATTATGATCAGGCTGATCCGCGGGACCTTGTCATTCTAATCTCTAGCATGCTGATGGAGCTGATTCGCTTTAACGACAAGATACCGCTGAATAACGGACGCCTGACACGTTTCCATTCTCGATCGCCACCTCGGATTTCGGTCCAAGACTATCTTCAACGGCTTACAACCCACGCCACCTTGTCGCCTCCGATCTTGCTCAGCATGGTGTATTACATTGACCGGCTCTGCGCTCTCTACCCGGCATTTACTGTCTCGAGTCTTACTATTCACCGATTCCTTATTGCCAGTGCGACCGTTGCGAGTAAAGGTCTTAGTGACAGTTTCTGGACCAACAAGACATATGCTCGTGTGGGAGGTATCAGCATGGCGGAGTTGGCCCTTCTGGAGTTAGAGTTTCTGTTCCGCGTAGAGTGGCGGATTGTACCCCAGCCAGAAGTGCTGGTGGATTATTATCAAAGTCTCGTCGAGCGATGCGACGGATACGAAATCCAGCGTGAGCGCTGA
- a CDS encoding armadillo repeat protein: protein MTRTSTPPTLLQLQSADSVSSQAAVLRSLKNETIGHDQRKEIYIKRGIIPVLTKVLTSRKLSGGSVTAPVKESSGIKSEEDDACLQAIIILGSLAQGGPAFLAPILASNILPTLLSLLSSPSCPSFFCLPILRTLNSIADRLPLQSQPKLNKETRLAELLFSKEHVGCLAQIIGQDYTSYQAQASIELAASLIGKLCTEEAHKTVLADSGVLDALAVKVASFVVAQGFVLPGAEEHVQEPGALGSLPPPAPPSAKLAPILRAVTVIIEHSKWRAEHFLSSPGIVTVFPRQLPEFAPSDIKKGPWGSTYFSGSAVPRHAGISPLESLLPSVPLSTPTAPANASNFPPLGHQGARRRPSHSFPTSFSLFESTSSDDDENCIVPWLLNMVRAENGMVRLMAARLITVLFRLGLAKKHRVSLLSYLLIPILIRMLDKDYEIPGDNSVEYGGLIPATTHVKEEAPAVLATLVIDDQELQKHAVDGGAIKRLSQLLKETYNPIHENTKPMWHPDADESAPNSDTQPLECRLGPPGFSPTHCHVMRYRENILKALAALVPFKDEYRKLVCENGVVPYIIDSLKPCPDELPVDPSTPKNTATDGNPTPTLLAACGAARMLTRSVSVLRTSLIDAGVAAPLFVLIRHPDIEVQIAATSVICNLALDFSPMKEAIISADILPVLCEHAHSPNTKLRIESLWALKHVSYNLANDVKIKIIDGLGPGWIKQIITQDPTSALAKRGMEGDVDSSAAAGMSRANSAGEQVDLLNPVEDSQNRGEDLKMTDTLPASKMSLEMFLPDATRRRKLVLNGDLDQTTQARQDDIAVQEQTFDLLRNLVCGSGASEMINHLFKEIGQDLILDALADKLRPRTINLPHRRDSSASRALNVPTEILVSVTFVIIHLAASLPWHRQVLVSHPTLLQHLMCYFNHPHRDVRINCVWVVINLTYEDDASDHDGCRERAFKLRSLGVMERLTSLLDDADLDVRERTKTAEHLISSLTQT from the exons ATGACGCGCACTTCTACACCTCCCACCCTACTCCAACTCCAAAGCGCAGACTCAGTATCATCTCAAGCTGCAGTACTTCGCAGTCTGAAGAACGAAACAATTGGTCATGATCAGCGCAAAGAGATTTATATCAAGCGGGGAATCATTCCGGTGCTCACTAAGGTCCTCACGTCACGGAAACTGAGCGGGGGGAGCGTTACGGCGCCGGTTAAAGAATCATCTGGCATCAAGtcggaggaagacgatgctTGTCTACAGGcgatcatcatcctcggtaGTTTGGCTCAAG GCGGCCCCGCGTTCCTTGCGCCCATCCTCGCCAGCAATATACTTCCAACCCTCCTGTCACTTCTGTCGTCTCCCAGCTgcccttccttcttctgccttcCCATTCTCCGAACACTCAATAGCATTGCAGATCGACTACCATTGCAAAGTCAGCCGAAACTGAACAAGGAGACTCGTTTGGCCGAGCTGCTCTTTTCCAAGGAGCATGTGGGGTGCTTGGCTCAGATCATTGGGCAAGATTATACATCTTATCAGGCACAGGCTTCCATTGAACTGGCTGCATCGTTGATTGGGAAGTTATGCACCGAGGAGGCCCACAAGACTGTCCTGGCTGACTCGGGGGTGTTGGATGCTCTTGCTGTCAAGGTCGCCTCGTTTGTCGTCGCCCAGGGGTTCGTTCTTCCTGGCGCAGAAGAGCATGTCCAGGAGCCGGGCGCATTGGGGTCTTTGCCCCCTCCAGCACCTCCCAGTGCCAAGCTCGCTCCAATCCTCCGTGCGGTCACGGTGATCATCGAGCACTCCAAGTGGCGAGCCGAACATTTCCTTTCGTCGCCAGGTATTGTGACTGTTTTCCCCAGGCAGTTACCCGAATTCGCTCCCTCGGACATCAAAAAGGGCCCCTGGGGGTCAACATATTTCTCCGGTTCTGCCGTCCCCCGACATGCCGGGATTAGCCCCCTTGAGAGTCTGCTGCCATCGGTTCCATTATCCACCCCGACGGCACCGGCGAATGCATCCAATTTCCCACCTTTAGGTCACCAAGGGGCACGCCGTCGCCCAAGCCACTCGTTCCCCACCTCCTTCTCGCTTTTTGAGTCCACATCTTCTGACGACGACGAGAATTGCATTGTCCCCTGGCTACTGAACATGGTTCGCGCGGAGAACGGCATGGTTCGCTTGATGGCAGCTCGCCTCATCACAGTCCTTTTCCGTCTTGGCCTGGCAAAGAAACATCGCGTCTCCCTGCTCTCCTATCTGTTGATCCCGATCCTTATCCGAATGCTCGACAAAGACTATGAAATACCAGGCGATAACAGTGTCGAGTACGGTGGTTTGATTCCTGCCACCACGCATGTAAAGGAGGAAGCTCCTGCAGTACTGGCAACTCTCGTGATTGATGATCAGGAATTGCAAAAACACGCCGTCGATGGTGGCGCGATCAAGCGATTATCGCAATTGCTGAAGGAGACCTACAATCCGATTCACGAGAATACCAAGCCAATGTGGCACCCAGACGCCGACGAATCTGCTCCAAATTCTGATACGCAGCCACTAGAATGTAGACTTGGACCACCGGGGTTCTCGCCGACTCATTGTCATGTCATGCGATATCGGGAGAATATCTTGAAGGCTCTTGCGGCTCTTGTTCCTTTCAAGGATGAATATCGCAAGCTCGTGTGTGAGAACGGAGTGGTGCCATACATCATCGACTCTCTCAAGCCTTGCCCTGACGAGCTGCCAGTGGACCCATCGACGCCCAAGAACACTGCCACGGATGGCAATCCCACTCCGACTCTCTTGGCCGCTTGTGGTGCTGCGCGAATGCTTACTCGTTCTGTGAGCGTCTTGAGAACAAGTTTGATTGATGCTGGTGTTGCAGctcctctttttgttctgATCCGTCATCCCGACATCGAGGTGCAAATTGCTGCGACGTCTGTGATCTGCAACCTGGCATTAGACTTTAGTCCCATGAAAGAG GCAATTATCTCAGCGGATATTCTCCCGGTCCTATGCGAGCACGCGCACTCGCCGAACACAAAACTTCGTATCGAGTCATTGTGGGCACTGAAACATGTGTCCTATAATTTGGCCAACGATGTTAAGATCAAAATTATTGACGGCCTGGGGCCTGGGTGGATCAAGCAGATTATTACGCAGGACCCTACAAGTGCCCTCGCGAAACGGGGAATGGAAGGCGACGTGGACAGTAGTGCGGCCGCGGGTATGAGCCGAGCCAATTCGGCCGGGGAACAAGTCGACCTTTTAAATCCGGTGGAGGATTCGCAAAACCGGGGCGAAGATCTCAAAATGACCGACACTCTGCCGGCGTCCAAGATGAGCCTGGAGATGTTTCTGCCGGATGCGACCCGGCGGCGGAAGCTCGTGTTGAATGGAGATTTGGATCAGACCACACAGGCTCGACAGGATGACATCGCGGTGCAGGAGCAGACTTTCGACTTGCTGCGTAATCTTGTATGTGGATCAGGAGCGTCGGAGATGATTAACCACCTCTTCAAAGAAATTGGGCAGgacctcatcctcgacgCGCTGGCGGACAAGCTTCGCCCTCGCACCATCAATCTCCCACACCGTCGGGATTCCTCAGCCAGCCGTGCACTCAACGTTCCCACCGAGATCCTCGTCTCGGTCACATttgtcatcatccatctTGCCGCAAGTCTTCCATGGCATCGGCAAGTCCTGGTGTCGCACCCCACCCTTCTGCAACATCTCATGTGCTACTTTAACCACCCCCACCGAGACGTACGTATCAACTGCGTCTGGGTAGTCATCAATCTGACATACGAAGACGACGCGAGCGATCACGATGGCTGTCGCGAACGAGCCTTCAAGTTACGGTCCCTTGGCGTAATGGAGCGGTTGACGAGCCTCCTTGATGACGCTGACCTTGACGTGCGAGAACGCACGAAAACGGCAGAGCATTTGATCAGTTCTTTGACGCAAACATAG
- a CDS encoding putative tRNA-specific adenosine-34 deaminase subunit Tad3, translated as MEVRDILRSIEPLQGRVLPIKTIQETQTTEEFEDAYVAEVNVKLASKVVKALDAAFPRDPAIPVNHLRRFAKHSQLPESLRSAISHNDSAPQTIFVLISPPLPEADALQKVLAPFAPASSTSADDQAEAAPAISLHTIKIPTQPPLNAKQAEKWTSTYWPVVYNPAAPRATIAPPPQILNRALESIQAEAGHYLALAEKVAREAEKSGRGRRIGAVVVDPEILASIDTRDDEDGTRWTDAVVAVAGDARYSRRETGALSESEQQIEPGPPAAAQTYNADLEGGPELHALMRAVEMIARKRREEDREASDTKPYLSPLESYFLSQSDVSTSASSLNSQDPSPIPEKLLKTNSASPAVPTTSKTPPVAPVAPVAAPRIRSRAQGGYLCTDLDVYLTHEPCLCCSMGMLLSRFRAVIFPRKGRMVTGGLASEPVISPASDTVPEGEPEESESKAPMDESSDPATKRKYHGLHWRKELNWRALGFEFVEHDDADELARRTEDQTGVAFHA; from the exons ATGGAGGTACGAGACATTCTGAGGAGTATCGAGCCTCTTCAAGGACGTGTATTACCGATCAAGACCATCCAGGAAACACAGACGACTGAAGAGTTTG AGGATGCATATGTAGCCGAAGTCAACGTGAAGTTGGCCTCGAAAGTGGTCAA AGCACTAGATGCTGCTTTCCCTCGCGACCCTGCTATCCCAGTGAACCATCTCCGACGATTTGCTAAACATTCCCAATTGCCAGAATCCTTGCGCTCAGCCATCAGCCACAATGACTCCGCTCCGCAGACAATCTTTGTCCTAATATCGCCTCCTCTCCCGGAAGCTGATGCTCTCCAAAAAGTGCTTGCTCCATTTGCCCctgcctcctcgacctctgCCGACGATCAGGCCGAAGCCGCTCCTGCCATTTCCCTGCATACAATCAAGATCCCTACTCAACCGCCCTTGAATGCTAAGCAAGCCGAGAAATGGACATCGACTTACTGGCCCGTTGTCTACAACCCAGCTGCCCCGCGAGCCACAATagcaccgccgccgcaaaTCCTAAACCGTGCGCTCGAGTCCATCCAGGCCGAAGCCGGACATTACTTGGCGCTGGCCGAGAAAGTCGCACGGGAAGCAGAGAAATCTGGCCGGGGCCGGAGAATCGGGGCTGTAGTGGTTGATCCCGAAATTCTGGCCTCCATCGACACTcgtgacgacgaggatggcACAAGATGGACAGACGCCGTTGTCGCCGTCGCAGGTGACGCGCGATATTCTCGTCGAGAAACCGGTGCGCTctcagaatcagagcagCAGATCGAGCCGGGTccacctgcagcagcacaGACATACAACGCTGATCTGGAAGGCGGGCCTGAACTGCACGCGCTGATGCGCGCCGTGGAAATGATTGCCCGGAAACGTCGCGAAGAAGACCGCGAAGCTTCTGATACCAAACCGTACCTCAGTCCCTTGGAATCGTACTTTCTTTCGCAGTCAGACGTATCAACCTCCGCATCCAGTTTAAATTCACAGGACCCGTCACCAATACCGGAAAAGCTTCTAAAGACAAACTCCGCCTCGCCGGCTGTTCCCACGACGTCGAAAACCCCTCCGGTTGCTCCGGTTGCTCCGGTTGCTGCTCCGCGTATCCGCTCGCGTGCACAGGGCGGCTACCTCTGCACAGACCTAGACGTATACCTCACCCATGAGCCCTGCTTATGTTGCTCCATGGGAATGCTCCTCTCGCGCTTCCGAGCGGTGATATTTCCCCGGAAGGGACGGATGGTCACGGGGGGACTAGCCTCGGAGCCTGTTATCTCACCGGCGTCTGACACTGTCCCTGAAGGCGAGCCTGAAGAGTCTGAATCGAAGGCGCCAATGGACGAGTCGTCCGATCCGGCAACAAAAAGGAAATACCACGGTCTGCACTGGCGCAAGGAGCTGAACTGGCGGGCGTTGGGCTTCGAGTTTGTCGAgcatgatgatgctgatgaacttGCTCGGCGTACAGAGGATCAGACCGGAGTTGCTTTTCATGCATGA